TGGCCGCCGCCATCATCGTGAAGTACCACAACGAGCTGTTCGGCTGACGCGCCGGTCAGCCGCGTAGGGCGCGCTGAACCTCCAGCACGTGCGCGGACCAGCCCGCCGTGCGCCCGCACACGTACAGGGCCGCGAGCAGGTTGGCCGGCACGCCGACGTGGTCCAGCAGGACCGCACCCCAGAACAGCGCGCCGGGCCGGTAGCCGGCCGCGTCACCGTCGGCGGCCCGGGCGAGCGCCGTTCCGCCGGCCTGGGCGACCGCCTCGGCCACGTCCAGACGGGCGGCACCCACCCGCAGGCAGGCCGCTCGCAAGAGCTCGCCGCGCGCGTCGTCGGGCAGGTGGGGGTCCCCGAACCCGGGCAGCCTGCCGTCCCGGGCAAGATGTTCCGCGACGACGGCGGCCGGGTCATCGGTGCGTTCGGCCTGCTCCATCAGCGCCAGCGCCCTGGCCGAGCCGCCGCCCCCGAGCGGCCCGCTCGCCACGGCGACGGCGGCCGAGAGGCACGCTGCGACGTCGGCGCCCTGCTCGGCGGCGAGCCGTGCGGTACGGGTGGACGGGGAGAGCCCGTTCTCGGCGAGGGTGAGCCAGAAGGTGTCCAGCGCCGCGACCGCGGCCGGGTCCGCCTCACCGCGCCACCGCACGAGGAAACGCTCGGTGATCGTGCGGGC
This window of the Georgenia yuyongxinii genome carries:
- a CDS encoding citrate/2-methylcitrate synthase is translated as MSTTPDARTPGDGTDGAAIFALAPATGTPVYRGRPVADLLGTPFERLWGLLVDGTDSSGLPPAEPFNLPVRTGNVRVDVQSALAQLTPVWAYRPLVDIPASQAREDLARASVMTLSFVAQSARGEDVPAVPQREVDLARTITERFLVRWRGEADPAAVAALDTFWLTLAENGLSPSTRTARLAAEQGADVAACLSAAVAVASGPLGGGGSARALALMEQAERTDDPAAVVAEHLARDGRLPGFGDPHLPDDARGELLRAACLRVGAARLDVAEAVAQAGGTALARAADGDAAGYRPGALFWGAVLLDHVGVPANLLAALYVCGRTAGWSAHVLEVQRALRG